A single window of Senegalia massiliensis DNA harbors:
- a CDS encoding ABC transporter ATP-binding protein gives MTKLAKYLKPFKVLIIFAVIFLFIQAMAELSLPDYMADIVNKGIQQGGITEATPEAMRKSLMDKIKIFMNEEEKKEVSNNYIFIDENSESYDDYLEKHPNLAESPIYVLKDIDDEKIEYLNSIIGRALVTISGIEQIQNNAKDGVIEFNGTEIPADTDIYGIIENLPINQRQEIDKQMNERIDALGEDMLIQSAVGAVKAEYSALGMDVDEIQTNYILKAGLKMLLVALISAISIVIVGFLASKTAAGMARNLRYDVFNHVERFSIKELDKFSSASLITRTTNDITQIQNLIVIMIRMVFFAPIMGVGGVIKAIGKSASMSWIIGVAVIALLGLISILIIVVMPKFKVVQKLIDKLNLVTRENLSGMMVIRAFSNQQFEENRFDEANKNLTDTNLFINRVMALMYPAMMLIMNGVTILIVWVGAHRIADANMQVGDMMAYMQYAMQIIFAFLMMSMMFILIPRASVSANRIVEVLQTELEIKDPENPKEFDNSLKGVVEFKNVSFRYDGAEEDMLKNIDFKALPGETTAIIGSTGSGKTTLLNLIPRFQDVTSGEILVDGVDIRKVSQHDLREKIGYVPQKSILFSGTIESNLKYGDEDAEKEDLIKAAEISQSMEFIKEKEEEFRSPISQGGSNVSGGQKQRLSIARALMKKPEIFLFDDSFSALDFRTDSALRKALNKRIEKSTIIIVAQRVASIMNAEQIIVLDEGEIVGKGTHKELLENCKPYREIAESQLSKEELA, from the coding sequence ATGACTAAATTAGCTAAATATCTTAAACCATTTAAGGTTTTAATTATATTTGCGGTTATTTTCTTATTTATTCAAGCTATGGCAGAACTTTCACTTCCTGACTATATGGCAGATATAGTTAATAAAGGTATCCAACAAGGTGGTATTACAGAAGCTACTCCAGAAGCTATGAGAAAAAGTTTGATGGATAAAATAAAAATATTTATGAATGAAGAGGAAAAGAAAGAAGTATCAAATAATTATATTTTTATTGATGAAAATAGTGAAAGTTATGATGATTACTTGGAAAAACATCCAAATTTAGCTGAGTCACCTATATATGTATTGAAAGATATAGATGATGAAAAAATTGAATACTTAAATAGTATTATAGGTAGAGCACTTGTAACTATATCAGGTATAGAACAAATTCAAAATAATGCTAAAGATGGAGTGATAGAATTTAATGGTACAGAGATACCAGCTGATACTGATATATATGGTATAATTGAAAACTTACCGATTAACCAAAGGCAAGAAATAGATAAACAAATGAATGAAAGAATAGATGCATTAGGTGAAGATATGTTAATACAATCTGCAGTAGGAGCAGTTAAAGCTGAGTATTCAGCTCTTGGTATGGATGTAGATGAAATACAAACTAATTATATTTTAAAAGCAGGATTAAAGATGTTATTAGTAGCTTTAATAAGTGCTATTAGTATTGTAATAGTTGGATTTTTAGCTTCAAAAACTGCAGCAGGCATGGCTCGTAACTTACGATATGATGTTTTTAATCATGTAGAAAGATTTTCTATAAAAGAATTAGATAAATTTTCTTCAGCATCCCTTATTACAAGAACTACTAATGATATAACTCAAATACAAAATTTAATTGTAATAATGATAAGAATGGTATTTTTTGCTCCAATCATGGGAGTTGGTGGAGTAATAAAGGCTATAGGTAAAAGTGCTTCTATGTCTTGGATTATAGGGGTAGCTGTAATAGCTCTATTAGGTTTAATTTCTATTTTAATTATAGTAGTAATGCCTAAATTTAAGGTAGTACAAAAACTTATTGATAAACTCAATTTAGTTACACGTGAGAATTTATCAGGTATGATGGTTATAAGAGCATTTAGTAATCAGCAATTTGAAGAAAATAGATTTGATGAGGCAAATAAAAATCTTACAGATACAAATCTCTTTATTAATAGAGTAATGGCATTAATGTATCCTGCAATGATGCTTATAATGAACGGAGTCACTATACTTATAGTATGGGTAGGAGCTCATAGGATTGCTGATGCTAATATGCAAGTTGGAGATATGATGGCTTATATGCAATATGCAATGCAGATTATTTTTGCATTTTTAATGATGTCTATGATGTTTATACTTATTCCAAGAGCTTCTGTTTCAGCTAATCGTATAGTAGAAGTGTTACAAACTGAGCTAGAAATAAAAGATCCTGAAAATCCTAAAGAATTTGATAATTCCTTAAAAGGAGTAGTAGAATTTAAAAATGTATCTTTTAGATATGATGGAGCAGAAGAAGATATGTTAAAAAACATAGACTTTAAAGCATTACCAGGTGAAACTACAGCTATTATTGGCTCTACTGGTTCTGGTAAAACTACTCTTTTAAATTTAATACCAAGATTTCAAGATGTAACAAGTGGTGAAATACTTGTAGATGGTGTAGATATAAGAAAAGTATCTCAGCATGATTTAAGGGAAAAAATAGGGTATGTTCCTCAAAAAAGCATATTATTTAGTGGAACAATTGAATCAAATTTAAAATATGGAGACGAAGATGCTGAAAAAGAAGATTTAATAAAAGCAGCAGAAATTTCTCAATCAATGGAATTCATTAAAGAAAAAGAAGAAGAATTTAGATCACCAATTTCTCAAGGTGGTTCTAATGTATCTGGCGGACAAAAACAGAGACTTTCTATAGCACGAGCTCTCATGAAAAAACCTGAAATATTTTTATTTGATGATAGTTTTTCAGCACTTGATTTCAGAACAGATTCTGCTCTTAGAAAGGCACTTAATAAAAGGATAGAAAAAAGTACTATTATAATAGTAGCACAAAGAGTTGCAAGTATAATGAATGCAGAACAAATAATAGTACTTGATGAAGGAGAAATTGTAGGAAAAGGAACACATAAGGAATTACTTGAAAACTGTAAGCCTTATAGAGAAATAGCTGAATCCCAGCTTTCAAAGGAGGAATTAGCATGA